Proteins co-encoded in one Ziziphus jujuba cultivar Dongzao chromosome 9, ASM3175591v1 genomic window:
- the LOC107425929 gene encoding autophagy-related protein 9, whose amino-acid sequence MMFSGSNAANSRNIFKWKWHGESSLTAGLLNDVPPEIELSDYRRVPSPGSESPSGLLNGESLNVEPIVDLDLFFERLYSYYCEKGLWCIIIKWIVELLSLGFTICFSGFFLLYVDWNGLRNAKCGMDAVESGIKPCDLAKEALHQHPLTPLTLSKAIIVGYLGIFSIYWLFCFLRFFAQLRVTLGIRHFYYNSLDVTDNEIQTIPWATILEKVVQLQSSRQLCVVKDLSAHDVVMRLMRKENYLIGMLNKGVLAFPISKWVPGAGPTVKAGSKGKRHRLILTKTLEWTLNWCILQSMFDRNFCIRMDFISNPRTLKKRLMVVGLAMLLLSPFIVIFMLVYLFLRHAEQFYNHPGMASSRRWSNLSKWIFREFNEVDHLFKHRINSSVIHASDYLKQFPSPIISIITKFISFVCGGFAAILIIIAFLDESLLEGHMFGRNLFWYGAVFGALTAFSRGANTDELLVLDPEGAMSMVVQHTHYMPKTWRHKENTEMVRLEFETLFQYTGMMLLEEMASIFMTPYLLLFVVPKRVDDILQFIADFTVNVEGVGHVCSFSVFDFQKHGNSNYGSPYNATRTERSSQGKMEKSFLSFQSSYPSWEPNPQGKRFLLNLRTFREQKMQGQQTGLAYSPGRMWRGSPSLRGHADRMSMLSREMPQHSSVRGHHLDSMWLIDAEQKNHPYLLDWYYTSHAHHTTNNTREIPEESFQVAVQQPGDYWTPSNLTQNDARFEGYWGHLNEYRAESNLGASTSAPFFRESVLQHHDSGNLVHPTRSHWWARSGPNTAQPQASFLEPPDFNRHAAADNYYENYSDRSLEEEQQLDWRNSRKLSQTTYFDDIESGEFNLHFDDVYSRPPETSKINPEHPSFE is encoded by the exons ATGATGTTCAGTGGGTCAAACGCTGCAAATTCTCGCAACATATTTAAGTGGAAGTGGCATGGTGAATCTTCCTTGACTGCAGGATTGCTTAACGATGTACCTCCAGAGATTGAATTATCTGATTACAGAAGGGTACCAAGTCCTGGTAGTGAGAGCCCTTCAGGGCTTCTTAATGGTGAGAGTTTGAATGTGGAACCAATTGTGGATTTGGACCTATTCTTTGAAAGGCTCTACAGCTACTATTGTGAGAAAGGGCTCTGGTGTATCATTATAAAATGGATTGTTGAGCTTCTCAGCCTGGGTTTTACCATATGTTTCTCAggatttttcttattatatgtTGATTGGAATGGTCTTCGTAATGCTAAGTGTGGGATGGATGCGGTTGAATCTGGAATTAAGCCCTGTGATCTTGCTAAAGAAGCTCTTCATCAGCACCCATTAACCCCTCTAACACTTTCAAAGGCTATTATTGTTGGATATTTGGGtatattttccatttattggctcttttgttttttgaggTTTTTTGCTCAGCTAAGAGTAACTCTTGGAATCCGTCATTTCTATTATAATAG TCTTGATGTTACAGATAATGAAATTCAAACCATACCATGGGCAACGATTCTTGAAAAGGTTGTCCAGCTACAAAGTTCGCGACAGCTCTGTGTGGTTAAGGATCTTTCTGCTCATGATGTGGTGATGCGATTGATGCGGAAGGAAAACTACTTGATCGGAATGCTTAACAAGGGAGTACTTGCATTTCCAATCTCAAAATGGGTCCCTGGTGCTGGTCCTACTGTCAAAGCTGGTTCAAAGGGGAAGCGCCATCGTTTGATACTGACTAAAACCCTTGAGTGGACCTTAAATTGGTGCATACTACAGAGCATGTTTGATAG GAACTTTTGTATCAGAATGGATTTCATATCAAATCCACGAACCTTAAAGAAAAGGCTGATGGTGGTTGGTCTTGCAATGCTTCTACTTTCACCGTTTATTGTAATTTTCATGCTGGTATATCTCTTCCTTAGGCATGCTGAACAATTTTATAATCATCCTGGTATGGCATCATCACGAAGATGGTCAAATTTGTCTAAATGGATTTTTAGGGAGTTCAACGAg GTTGACCATTTATTCAAGCATCGAATCAATAGCAGTGTGATACATGCTTCCGATTATTTGAAGCAGTTTCCTTCTCCTATTATTTCTATAATAACAAAGTTCATCTCTTTTGTTTGTGGTGGCTTTGCTGCTATTCTGATCATCATTGCATTTCTGGATGAGTCACTGCTGGAGGGCCAT ATGTTTGGTCGCAACTTGTTTTGGTATGGTGCTGTTTTTGGAGCTCTGACAGCTTTTAGCCGGGGTGCTAACACAGATGAGCTTCTGGTCCTTGACCCAGAGGGTGCCATGTCTATGGTGGTCCAACATACACATTATATGCCAAAGACATGGCGTCACAAAGAAAACACTGAGATGGTTCGTCTAGAGTTCGAGACCTTGTTTCAG TATACTGGAATGATGCTACTTGAGGAGATGGCCTCAATTTTTATGACTCCGTACTTACTTTTGTTTGTTGTCCCAAAG CGGGTGGATGACATCTTGCAGTTTATTGCCGATTTTACAGTGAACGTGGAAGGTGTTGGTCATGTTTGCAG CTTTAGTGTCtttgattttcaaaaacatGGCAACAGCAATTATGGATCACCTTACAATGCAACTCGCACTGAAAGGAGTTCTCAGGGGAAAATGGAGAAATCCTTCTTAAG CTTTCAAAGTAGTTATCCTTCATGGGAGCCAAATCCTCAGGGCAAGCGGTTCCTTCTGAATCTTAGAACTTTCAGGGAGCAGAAGATGCAGGGACAGCAAACCGGACTTGCATATTCTCCGGGAAGAATGTGGCGTGGGAGCCCAAGTTTGAGAGGTCATGCAGACAGAATGAGTATGTTGTCGAGAGAAATGCCACAACATTCTTCTGTGAGAGGACATCATTTGGATTCTATGTGGCTAATTGATGCAGAACAAAAGAATCATCCATACCTTCTTGATTGGTATTACACCTCTCACGCACATCATACAACTAATAACACGAGAGAAATTCCAGAAGAATCATTTCAGGTGGCTGTGCAACAACCTGGAGATTATTGGACGCCATCCAACTTGACACAAAATGATGCAAGATTTGAAGGTTACTGGGGTCACCTTAATGAGTATCGAGCAGAGTCTAATCTGGGGGCTTCTACATCTGCACCTTTCTTCCGGGAGAGCGtacttcaacaccatgattctggTAATCTAGTACACCCAACTAGAAGTCATTGGTGGGCTAGAAGCGGCCCAAACACTGCACAGCCACAGGCTAGTTTTCTTGAGCCTCCTGACTTTAATCGCCACGCTGCCGCAGATAATTATTACGAAAACTACTCAGATAGAAGCTTAGAGGAAGAGCAGCAGTTGGACTGGAGGAATTCTCGGAAGCTGTCTCAAACTACTTACTTCGATGACATCGAGTCTGGTGAATTTAATCTTCATTTTGATGATGTGTATAGCAGACCCCCAGAAACTAGCAAAATAAATCCAGAGCACCCAAGCTTTGAGTGA